The Endozoicomonas montiporae CL-33 genome contains a region encoding:
- the ssnA gene encoding putative aminohydrolase SsnA — protein MLLIKNATAVQFQPASVTEGVDILVDGNKIARVGKDIDARQATKVIDAAGRVVMPGIVCSHNHFYSGLSRGVMADIKPSPDFISTLKNLWWRLDRGIDEEILYYSGLICSLEAIKSGTTTVIDHHASPSFIKGSLSTLRKGFMKAGLRGMTCFETTDRNYGIKELEDGVQENIDFANLIDSAKAKGDEPYLVEAHIGAHAPFTVPNDGLGMLADAVKETGRGLHIHVAEDKYDSTWSRHHYGQELLQRLDSFNLLNEKSLIAHGIYLTDADIELLNARNGFLVHNPRSNMNNNVGYNARLEKFSNVALGTDGIGSDMLEEMKFAFFKHRDAGGPLWPDSFLNFLNNGNRLLERNFGGQFGRLEPGYQADLVIHDYISPTPFVGDNLPGHLAFGMGSNGVRTVVVDGAVVYEDREFPFDVSGIYAEARTAAARLWKNMDNLD, from the coding sequence ATGCTACTGATAAAAAATGCTACCGCTGTCCAGTTTCAGCCTGCTTCCGTAACGGAAGGGGTTGATATTCTGGTTGATGGCAACAAAATTGCCCGGGTTGGCAAGGACATTGACGCCAGACAGGCAACCAAAGTCATTGATGCGGCAGGCCGTGTGGTGATGCCTGGTATCGTTTGCAGCCATAACCACTTCTACTCAGGTCTCTCCCGCGGTGTGATGGCTGACATCAAACCCAGCCCCGACTTTATCAGCACCCTGAAAAACCTGTGGTGGCGTCTGGACCGTGGTATCGACGAAGAAATCCTGTACTACAGCGGTCTGATCTGTTCACTGGAAGCCATCAAATCCGGTACCACTACGGTTATTGACCATCATGCTTCGCCTTCCTTTATCAAGGGTTCACTCAGCACTCTGCGCAAAGGTTTTATGAAAGCCGGTCTGCGTGGCATGACCTGTTTTGAAACCACGGACCGTAACTACGGCATTAAAGAGCTGGAAGACGGTGTTCAGGAAAACATCGATTTTGCCAACCTGATTGACAGTGCCAAAGCAAAAGGCGACGAACCTTATCTGGTTGAAGCCCATATCGGCGCACATGCTCCGTTTACCGTACCTAATGACGGTCTGGGCATGCTGGCAGATGCTGTAAAAGAAACCGGCCGTGGTCTGCATATTCATGTGGCTGAAGACAAATACGACAGCACATGGAGCCGTCACCACTACGGACAGGAACTGCTGCAACGTCTGGACTCCTTCAATCTGCTGAACGAAAAATCCCTGATCGCTCACGGCATCTACCTGACCGACGCCGACATTGAACTGTTGAATGCGCGTAACGGCTTCCTGGTGCACAACCCTCGCTCCAACATGAACAACAATGTGGGCTACAACGCCCGGCTGGAAAAATTCAGCAACGTTGCTCTGGGCACCGACGGTATTGGCAGCGACATGCTGGAAGAAATGAAGTTTGCCTTCTTCAAGCACCGCGATGCCGGTGGTCCGCTGTGGCCAGACAGCTTCCTGAACTTCCTGAATAACGGTAACCGCCTGCTGGAACGCAACTTTGGCGGACAGTTTGGACGACTGGAGCCCGGTTATCAGGCAGATCTGGTGATTCACGATTACATCAGCCCGACACCTTTCGTTGGCGATAACCTGCCAGGACATCTTGCCTTTGGTATGGGCAGCAATGGCGTGCGCACGGTTGTTGTTGATGGCGCTGTCGTCTATGAGGATCGCGAATTCCCATTCGATGTATCAGGCATTTATGCCGAGGCACGCACAGCCGCTGCACGCCTCTGGAAAAATATGGACAACCTCGACTAA
- a CDS encoding NTP transferase domain-containing protein, translated as MDTKLHHCECLIAAAGLSSRMGEWKAMLPFGASNQTILDCSIANALNCVSNVILVTGHRGEELFERYKNNKRIQIIHNPDYKKGLFSSLQTGIQQATSDYLFISHGDMPFISEEVFSLLYNNRADDILFPSYQGKAGHPVLLNHRYYDYILNAPVDSHMKSLLTALPHRFISVNTNRVHLDIDTPQQYQYLCNKAL; from the coding sequence ATGGATACGAAACTGCACCACTGTGAGTGCCTTATTGCAGCAGCAGGCCTGTCTTCCCGAATGGGGGAATGGAAAGCCATGTTGCCTTTTGGCGCTTCAAATCAAACTATTCTCGATTGCAGTATTGCCAATGCGTTAAATTGCGTGTCCAACGTTATTCTCGTTACCGGCCACCGTGGCGAAGAACTCTTTGAACGATATAAAAACAATAAGCGCATTCAAATCATTCATAATCCAGACTATAAAAAAGGCTTATTCAGCTCTTTGCAAACCGGCATACAACAAGCCACCTCTGATTATTTATTTATTTCCCATGGCGATATGCCATTCATTTCAGAGGAAGTATTTAGCCTTCTTTATAACAACAGGGCTGATGATATTCTTTTCCCAAGCTATCAAGGCAAAGCCGGTCATCCTGTACTTTTAAATCATCGCTATTATGACTACATTTTGAATGCACCGGTTGATAGTCATATGAAATCGTTATTAACAGCACTACCCCATCGTTTTATTTCTGTAAACACCAATCGTGTTCATCTGGATATTGATACACCTCAGCAGTATCAATATCTTTGCAATAAAGCTCTTTAA
- the yqeC gene encoding selenium cofactor biosynthesis protein YqeC, with the protein MIPGINSDKDRIIAATGAGGKTSFLQHLARLLKQSGRKVLLTTTTRIYHPDIDGFSDTADRVITARDARVLYNSPPEAASITVAGMLCENPRKLSGIPADLPAELIKHQLYDNILIEADGSRHHPLKAPADNEPVLPEGCQVMIGVTGWKGIDAPVTDNTVHRLEQFRNITGLGINERINHTAVSALINSPEGLFKQVQSNPEKNNLNLKTCKRIWCLNQLDTQEQRQQGRTLALAVMAGSPSIYTTILSSFSQPEPWLDSINTPSLSGCNNDQ; encoded by the coding sequence ATGATCCCAGGCATAAATTCAGACAAAGACCGGATAATTGCAGCAACCGGTGCCGGTGGAAAAACCAGCTTTTTGCAACATCTGGCCCGATTGCTGAAGCAATCGGGTCGAAAAGTGTTGTTAACAACCACAACACGCATTTATCACCCTGATATTGACGGTTTTTCAGACACTGCTGACCGGGTGATTACAGCAAGGGATGCCAGGGTACTTTACAACAGTCCACCCGAAGCAGCATCTATTACCGTTGCCGGTATGCTCTGTGAAAACCCAAGGAAACTGTCGGGTATTCCGGCTGATTTGCCCGCTGAACTGATTAAGCACCAATTGTACGACAATATATTGATAGAGGCGGATGGTTCAAGGCATCACCCCTTGAAAGCGCCAGCTGATAATGAGCCTGTATTGCCGGAAGGCTGTCAGGTAATGATCGGGGTGACGGGCTGGAAAGGTATTGATGCGCCTGTAACAGATAACACAGTGCATCGACTTGAACAGTTCAGAAACATTACCGGACTGGGTATTAACGAAAGAATTAATCACACGGCGGTGTCAGCACTTATTAACTCGCCAGAGGGCTTGTTTAAACAGGTTCAGTCTAACCCCGAAAAAAATAACCTTAATCTGAAGACCTGCAAACGAATCTGGTGTTTGAACCAGCTGGATACACAGGAACAAAGACAACAGGGCCGGACATTGGCATTGGCAGTCATGGCAGGCTCTCCTTCCATTTACACGACGATTTTAAGTAGTTTCTCACAGCCTGAACCCTGGCTGGACAGTATTAACACACCCTCTCTTTCTGGATGTAATAATGACCAATAA
- the yqeB gene encoding selenium-dependent molybdenum cofactor biosynthesis protein YqeB, producing the protein MTNNVFSRAAELSDSHTPFAIASIIETSGSAPRHNAQLLVEDSGETTGTVGGGMVERHVISEAVAAIKTGQSRMVDASLSRNGKNAMGMDCCGAMKVFIDVHNVKPQLLLIGAGHVNQAVAHLAARLGFATTVADSWKPNLQAGRFPEYTRLVEGDTIADAIEKTSINADTQVVIATNHEDIEALNTVLKTDARHIGQLASRKKVATLRTKALESGISLDRFNEVRTPVGLDLGAETPEEIAVSIMSEILAIGHHKKPVPMGDTVEDALGKRIVIRGAGDLATGTALKLHNSGYDVIMLDIAKPTVVRTNIAFAQALVNDDEMISVEGVMGRKARSVADALKITAKREIAVMADPEAASLRQLKPAVVVDAILAKRNLGTHKDMAPVTLGLGPGFTAGDDVDAVVETCRGHDLGRIIYTGQAKPDTGKPGMIGGYDEERVLRSPCAGVITPLVKIGDLVTEGQTVATVGEDAEPLITQIAGKVRGMVNPGLEVSEHFKVGDVDPRGASVDHTTTTDKARAIAGGVLEAILVLKNNLV; encoded by the coding sequence ATGACCAATAATGTTTTCTCACGAGCGGCTGAGTTGTCAGATAGCCATACACCTTTTGCCATTGCTTCCATTATTGAAACCAGTGGTTCGGCACCACGCCACAATGCCCAGCTGCTGGTAGAAGACAGTGGTGAAACAACCGGCACTGTCGGTGGTGGAATGGTTGAACGTCATGTCATCAGTGAAGCCGTTGCTGCCATTAAGACCGGTCAGTCGCGGATGGTGGATGCCAGCTTGTCCCGCAATGGCAAAAATGCCATGGGTATGGATTGCTGCGGGGCGATGAAAGTGTTTATTGATGTTCACAATGTCAAACCACAATTGTTGCTGATTGGTGCGGGGCATGTGAATCAGGCGGTTGCTCACCTTGCAGCGAGACTCGGTTTTGCAACGACCGTAGCCGATTCATGGAAACCTAACCTGCAGGCCGGGCGGTTTCCTGAATACACGCGTCTGGTTGAGGGCGATACCATTGCTGATGCGATCGAGAAAACCTCCATTAACGCTGACACTCAGGTGGTCATCGCCACAAACCATGAAGATATTGAAGCGTTAAATACCGTACTGAAAACCGATGCCAGACACATAGGGCAGCTGGCAAGCCGGAAAAAGGTTGCCACCTTGAGAACCAAAGCTTTGGAAAGCGGTATTTCACTGGATCGTTTTAATGAAGTAAGAACCCCGGTAGGACTGGATCTGGGTGCTGAAACGCCGGAAGAAATAGCCGTCAGCATCATGTCGGAAATACTGGCCATTGGTCACCATAAAAAGCCGGTACCCATGGGGGACACGGTTGAGGATGCTCTGGGAAAGCGGATTGTGATTCGTGGTGCCGGTGATCTGGCAACAGGCACTGCATTGAAACTGCATAACAGCGGTTACGACGTGATTATGCTGGATATAGCTAAACCCACCGTTGTTCGTACCAATATTGCTTTTGCCCAGGCGTTGGTTAACGACGATGAGATGATCAGTGTTGAAGGGGTTATGGGAAGAAAAGCCCGTTCGGTGGCTGATGCTCTGAAAATCACTGCAAAGCGTGAGATAGCGGTGATGGCTGATCCGGAAGCGGCTTCTTTACGACAGTTGAAACCGGCTGTGGTTGTTGATGCCATTCTGGCCAAACGCAATCTCGGTACACATAAAGATATGGCACCTGTGACACTGGGATTAGGTCCGGGTTTCACGGCGGGTGATGATGTGGATGCCGTGGTTGAAACCTGTCGTGGGCATGATCTGGGTCGAATTATTTATACCGGTCAGGCAAAGCCTGATACCGGAAAGCCGGGTATGATCGGTGGTTATGATGAAGAACGGGTGTTACGTTCTCCCTGTGCTGGCGTGATAACACCGTTGGTGAAGATTGGTGATTTAGTCACGGAAGGACAAACGGTTGCCACCGTAGGTGAAGATGCAGAACCGCTTATTACCCAGATCGCAGGCAAGGTGCGTGGTATGGTAAACCCCGGGCTCGAAGTGAGTGAACACTTCAAGGTGGGTGATGTTGATCCAAGAGGGGCGTCGGTGGATCATACAACAACAACGGATAAAGCCAGAGCCATTGCCGGTGGTGTGCTGGAAGCGATTTTAGTATTAAAAAACAATTTGGTATAA
- a CDS encoding NCS2 family permease — translation MLSTDADLANGTKPDLLERFFKLKQHGTTVKTEAIAGCTTFITMCYVVFVVPEMLSATGMDRGALFVATCLVAGLSSIVMGLYANWPVGLAPGMGLNAFFAYAVVLGMGYSWEQAMGAVFWGGIGFMLLSIFKVREWIINSIPKGLRIGITAGIGLFLALIGLKNSGIVVADPGTIVGLGNITSFAPVMASLSLFLILALSYRNMKSAVLVSIAVITAIALGFGDVQYTGIVAAPPSIMPIFGKLDIMGALNPDMIGVIVAFMFVNLFDTTGTLIAVGDKAGLADENGKMENMSKAMVTDGTSSWIGAIMGAPTVTTYVESASGVAVGGRTGLTAVFVGLLFLLSLFLSPLAGMVPGYATAGALMYVAVLMTSSLGSMEWSDLTEAGPVVITTIMMPLSFSIANGIALGFIAYPVIKLLAGRVKEVSVSVWALAIMFALKFVIFGI, via the coding sequence ATGCTAAGTACCGACGCTGACCTTGCTAACGGGACAAAACCTGACCTGCTGGAACGATTTTTTAAACTGAAACAGCACGGCACCACTGTTAAAACAGAAGCCATTGCCGGCTGCACCACCTTCATCACCATGTGCTACGTGGTGTTTGTTGTACCCGAAATGCTGTCTGCTACCGGAATGGATCGGGGGGCACTGTTTGTTGCCACCTGTCTGGTAGCCGGTCTGAGCTCCATTGTGATGGGGCTGTACGCGAACTGGCCTGTGGGGCTGGCTCCGGGTATGGGACTGAATGCCTTTTTTGCTTATGCCGTCGTACTGGGCATGGGTTATTCATGGGAACAGGCCATGGGCGCTGTTTTCTGGGGTGGTATCGGCTTCATGCTCCTGAGTATCTTCAAGGTTCGGGAATGGATTATTAACAGTATTCCAAAAGGACTACGAATCGGTATCACTGCCGGTATTGGTCTTTTCCTCGCCCTGATTGGTCTGAAAAACTCAGGCATCGTTGTGGCTGACCCCGGCACCATTGTTGGTCTGGGCAACATCACTTCATTTGCTCCAGTTATGGCAAGTCTCAGCCTGTTCCTGATTCTTGCCCTGAGCTACCGGAACATGAAATCTGCGGTACTGGTTTCTATTGCCGTTATCACCGCTATCGCTCTGGGCTTTGGCGATGTTCAGTACACCGGTATTGTCGCCGCACCACCCAGCATTATGCCTATCTTCGGCAAGCTCGACATCATGGGTGCCCTGAACCCTGACATGATTGGTGTCATTGTCGCCTTTATGTTCGTCAACCTGTTTGATACCACCGGCACCCTGATCGCAGTAGGCGACAAAGCAGGTCTGGCTGATGAAAACGGCAAGATGGAGAACATGAGCAAAGCCATGGTGACCGATGGTACGTCTTCATGGATCGGCGCCATCATGGGTGCACCAACCGTGACCACTTATGTTGAAAGTGCCTCTGGTGTAGCCGTTGGTGGACGCACAGGCCTGACCGCCGTCTTCGTTGGTCTGCTGTTCCTGTTGTCACTGTTCCTGTCTCCACTGGCCGGTATGGTTCCAGGTTATGCCACCGCTGGCGCATTGATGTACGTCGCCGTGTTAATGACCTCCAGCCTCGGCAGCATGGAATGGTCTGACCTGACAGAAGCTGGTCCGGTGGTCATCACCACCATCATGATGCCTCTGAGTTTCTCTATTGCTAACGGTATTGCCCTTGGCTTCATCGCTTATCCGGTGATCAAGCTGCTGGCAGGCCGTGTGAAAGAAGTCAGTGTGAGTGTATGGGCTCTGGCCATTATGTTCGCACTTAAGTTTGTGATCTTTGGAATTTGA
- the ygfK gene encoding putative selenate reductase subunit YgfK has protein sequence MLSPHDGMDAGARATQEQLPVGQTILGQPPRETIKRAINKPYKEKSMGDIMRPVPFQEMLNRIHGEYHKNQSLFGIKADQLFRKKNSQKVSVCSETATTAVGPAAGPHTQLAQNIITSWVAGGRFIELKTVQIMDTLEIEKPCIDPDDECYNTEWSTEYTLPKAYDEYLKSWVILHVLQSLFDPTLGDKQEKNFIFNMSVGYDLKGIKTPRMQTFIDDMMDCSNHENFDAYKESIKQWLREPEVMATFQHKGRIESLEQQIDEISPKIVQSVTLSTMHGCPPHEIEAICQYMLTVKRIDTFVKLNPTLLGYQRVRDILDQRGFDYIGLSEEAFSHDLQMTDALPMLHRLRDVAAEKGHHFGVKLSNTLGCINDKGRLPGDEMYMSGRALYPLTINLAAIIADEFSGQLPMSYSGGAWKGNIANIFNTGIRPITMATEMLKPGGYMRLRDCANALEESHTWDMKEVDVQALKQLAEHALTDDEYTKKSWHETPRKKEGASPRFDCTIAPCKETCPIGQDVPEYIQNVARGDYQGALSLIYDKNPLPGITSHICDHQCMTSCTRKDYEGSIKIRDMKRIAVEQGWEQYKSEWKKPSQISQARCAVIGAGPSGLSAAYLLARAGFPVVVFEKERDAGGIIRNVLPNFRIPAEVIQQDIDFVRAHGVQFEFGCDPDINAPMLKNVGGFDYVFMGVGAEKGNHMPLEGDRSRLLPSLSFLRTFNSKPETIALGKRVAVVGGGNTAMDSARAALKMPGVEKVTVFYRRTEHEMPADREEYHNAVADGAEFHFLTNPEHMTKTGQLTCRVMELGEEDASGRRRPVATDKTMTAQIDTVITAIGESADAELLNGMGLPVGRDGWTIVDKSTCETAVSGIFLIGDAHTGPSTVVRCIDEARKATDTIIKRESARVHTNTTALSPDSQTIRQRRGFIPLTNVTREDTEAFATQEGERCLECNHICNKCVGVCPNRANVALDIPGFKERYQVLHLDAYCNECGNCARFCNWDSKPYKEKLTIFSLMEDFENSTNTGFFVNNEDVWVRHDGEVRMLHINALGEMGELPDELVRLGRVIRHVYLKYPYLLGAVDQ, from the coding sequence TTGCTGTCGCCGCACGACGGCATGGATGCCGGAGCTAGGGCAACGCAGGAGCAGTTGCCGGTAGGGCAGACTATTCTCGGACAGCCTCCTAGAGAAACCATTAAACGGGCAATAAACAAGCCGTATAAGGAGAAGTCAATGGGCGATATTATGCGTCCCGTTCCGTTTCAGGAAATGCTGAATCGAATTCACGGGGAATATCATAAAAACCAGTCCTTGTTTGGCATAAAAGCAGATCAACTCTTCAGAAAGAAAAACAGCCAGAAGGTGAGCGTGTGTTCCGAAACCGCTACCACTGCTGTTGGTCCGGCAGCGGGTCCACACACACAGCTGGCTCAGAACATCATCACCTCATGGGTTGCCGGTGGCCGTTTTATTGAACTGAAAACCGTTCAGATCATGGACACCCTGGAAATTGAAAAGCCCTGCATCGATCCGGACGACGAGTGCTACAACACCGAATGGTCCACTGAATACACCCTGCCAAAAGCCTACGACGAATATCTTAAGTCCTGGGTTATCCTGCATGTTTTGCAATCTCTGTTCGACCCGACTCTGGGCGACAAGCAGGAAAAGAACTTTATTTTTAACATGAGCGTGGGTTATGACCTGAAAGGTATCAAAACACCACGTATGCAGACCTTCATCGATGACATGATGGACTGCAGCAACCATGAAAACTTTGACGCTTATAAAGAGTCCATCAAGCAATGGCTGCGCGAGCCTGAAGTGATGGCTACGTTCCAGCACAAGGGGCGCATTGAATCACTGGAACAGCAGATTGACGAAATCTCTCCGAAGATCGTTCAGTCCGTCACCCTGTCTACCATGCACGGTTGCCCTCCTCATGAAATTGAAGCGATCTGCCAGTACATGCTGACAGTGAAGCGCATCGATACGTTTGTAAAACTCAACCCGACCCTGCTGGGCTATCAGCGCGTTCGCGACATTCTTGATCAGCGTGGCTTTGATTACATTGGTCTGAGCGAAGAGGCTTTCAGCCACGATCTGCAAATGACCGACGCACTGCCCATGCTGCACCGTCTGCGTGACGTAGCTGCTGAAAAAGGCCATCACTTTGGCGTCAAGCTCTCTAACACACTGGGCTGCATAAACGATAAAGGTCGTCTGCCTGGTGATGAGATGTACATGTCCGGTCGTGCACTGTATCCACTGACCATCAATCTGGCTGCCATTATTGCTGACGAATTCAGTGGTCAGCTGCCTATGTCCTACTCCGGTGGTGCATGGAAAGGCAACATCGCCAACATCTTCAACACCGGTATCCGCCCGATCACCATGGCCACCGAGATGCTGAAGCCCGGTGGCTATATGCGTCTGCGTGACTGTGCCAATGCTCTGGAAGAGTCTCACACCTGGGACATGAAAGAAGTCGATGTACAGGCATTGAAACAGTTAGCCGAACACGCTCTGACTGATGACGAATACACCAAGAAAAGCTGGCACGAGACACCTCGTAAAAAAGAAGGCGCTTCTCCACGGTTTGACTGCACCATCGCCCCCTGTAAAGAAACCTGCCCTATTGGACAGGATGTGCCTGAATACATTCAGAATGTTGCCCGTGGCGATTATCAGGGCGCACTCAGCCTGATCTACGACAAGAACCCACTGCCCGGCATTACCAGTCACATCTGTGATCACCAGTGCATGACCAGCTGTACCCGTAAGGATTACGAAGGCTCTATAAAGATTCGCGACATGAAGCGAATTGCTGTTGAACAGGGCTGGGAACAGTACAAATCAGAATGGAAAAAGCCCAGCCAGATCTCACAGGCCCGTTGTGCTGTGATTGGCGCAGGCCCCAGTGGTTTGTCAGCGGCCTACTTACTGGCACGTGCCGGCTTCCCTGTTGTGGTGTTTGAAAAAGAGCGCGATGCGGGCGGTATCATTCGTAACGTTCTGCCTAACTTCCGTATCCCTGCCGAAGTCATTCAGCAGGACATCGATTTTGTCAGAGCACACGGCGTGCAGTTTGAATTTGGCTGCGACCCTGACATCAACGCCCCTATGCTGAAAAACGTGGGTGGTTTTGACTACGTGTTCATGGGCGTAGGCGCAGAGAAAGGCAATCACATGCCACTGGAAGGCGACCGTTCCCGTCTGCTGCCTTCACTGTCCTTCCTGAGAACCTTCAACAGCAAGCCTGAAACCATTGCCCTTGGCAAGCGTGTTGCCGTTGTCGGTGGTGGTAACACCGCTATGGACAGTGCAAGAGCTGCACTGAAGATGCCTGGTGTTGAAAAAGTCACTGTCTTCTATCGCCGGACAGAGCATGAAATGCCAGCGGATCGTGAAGAATATCACAACGCTGTTGCAGACGGTGCCGAGTTCCACTTCCTGACCAATCCTGAGCACATGACCAAAACCGGTCAGCTGACCTGCCGTGTCATGGAACTGGGAGAGGAAGATGCCAGTGGTCGTCGTCGTCCGGTTGCTACCGATAAGACCATGACCGCACAGATCGATACCGTTATCACTGCGATTGGTGAGTCTGCGGATGCCGAACTGTTGAACGGCATGGGCTTACCGGTAGGTCGTGATGGCTGGACGATTGTTGACAAGAGCACCTGTGAAACCGCGGTTTCCGGTATCTTCCTGATCGGTGACGCACATACCGGTCCATCCACTGTCGTGCGTTGTATCGACGAAGCCAGAAAAGCGACCGATACGATCATCAAGCGAGAGTCTGCAAGAGTGCATACCAATACAACAGCACTGTCGCCTGATTCCCAAACCATCCGTCAGCGCAGGGGCTTTATTCCTCTGACTAACGTGACCCGCGAAGACACCGAAGCCTTTGCCACCCAGGAAGGCGAACGCTGTCTGGAATGCAACCACATCTGTAACAAGTGTGTGGGTGTCTGCCCGAACCGCGCTAATGTGGCTCTGGATATTCCCGGCTTTAAAGAACGTTATCAGGTTCTGCATCTGGATGCGTACTGTAACGAGTGCGGTAACTGTGCCCGTTTCTGTAACTGGGACAGCAAGCCTTACAAGGAAAAACTGACCATCTTCAGCCTGATGGAAGACTTCGAAAACAGCACCAACACTGGCTTCTTTGTTAATAACGAAGATGTGTGGGTTCGTCACGATGGCGAAGTTCGCATGCTGCACATCAATGCTCTGGGTGAAATGGGAGAACTGCCCGACGAGCTGGTCAGACTGGGTCGCGTTATCCGCCACGTGTACCTGAAGTACCCATACCTGCTGGGTGCTGTTGATCAATAA
- a CDS encoding IS1182 family transposase, whose protein sequence is MTTRPQIKINTAPQLDIFSGAASSPDHKKHDKPKGSGNKTDKRRFVAPNPNAITLGNSNLKEHLELTGQKTPFTVASLLDEQDWSDFEQRYASEGRPPYSPRNMMGLILYGIMQGITSLRTLERLARVDLGCMWVTGGIFPDHAIIGRFINMHSKSMAGAFFESLTRAVLKKTNSDGSCLAGDGTVIEAACSSYNLMKQEAAQQAHETAQKQADNHPDCPENKKKLEMASSTLEAVIERNEKRKKNGKSGSAVVSPTEPEAVVQKMKRGRGYTTGYKPSVLANNKRVVLAQAVDPTNETTVVSPMLDQSMQITGKPVDEMLLDAGYFNDEVISTSLERDISLLCPEGKEPGKPKESKKFQKGHFYYDETNDVYRCPAGKELVLIGQIKGSIRTKEQKIYGNGPCEGCPLKDQCTTNKKGRRIKRYAMDDAKDALRQVMQHPKAKKSFSKRKAMVEPVFAYLRDIQGLNRFRRKGLEKVKLEFGLHLLAYNLSRAVKASFHAIFRYNRILWLYFERYRPFDRKWGSWERDPVKRHSLQRKVLHWV, encoded by the coding sequence ATGACAACAAGACCGCAAATCAAGATTAATACAGCTCCACAGCTCGATATTTTTTCAGGTGCAGCCAGTAGTCCGGATCACAAAAAACACGATAAGCCCAAAGGATCAGGCAACAAAACAGACAAACGACGTTTTGTTGCTCCGAACCCCAACGCCATCACCCTTGGCAACTCTAACTTGAAAGAACACCTTGAACTAACTGGTCAGAAAACACCTTTTACTGTTGCATCCCTTCTTGATGAGCAAGACTGGTCTGATTTTGAGCAAAGGTATGCCTCAGAAGGTCGCCCTCCTTATTCACCCCGTAACATGATGGGTTTGATTCTCTATGGCATTATGCAGGGCATTACCTCGCTGAGAACTCTGGAGCGACTAGCCCGTGTTGATCTTGGCTGTATGTGGGTTACCGGTGGGATTTTTCCAGACCACGCCATTATTGGTCGCTTCATCAATATGCATAGCAAGTCCATGGCCGGTGCATTTTTTGAAAGCCTGACACGAGCCGTCCTCAAAAAGACGAACTCTGATGGTAGCTGTCTGGCTGGTGATGGAACGGTCATAGAAGCCGCCTGCTCAAGCTACAACCTGATGAAGCAGGAGGCTGCACAACAGGCTCATGAAACAGCACAAAAGCAAGCTGACAACCATCCAGACTGTCCTGAAAACAAAAAGAAACTGGAGATGGCCAGCAGTACTCTCGAAGCAGTTATTGAACGCAACGAGAAGCGAAAAAAGAATGGTAAATCAGGAAGTGCTGTCGTTAGCCCTACAGAGCCTGAAGCCGTTGTTCAAAAGATGAAACGGGGGCGAGGTTATACAACGGGTTACAAACCATCCGTGTTAGCCAATAACAAGCGGGTGGTACTGGCTCAGGCTGTTGATCCCACCAATGAAACAACTGTCGTAAGTCCAATGCTTGATCAGTCAATGCAGATCACGGGCAAACCAGTAGATGAAATGCTTCTGGATGCTGGTTACTTCAATGATGAAGTCATTTCAACCAGTCTGGAACGCGACATCAGCCTGCTATGCCCTGAGGGTAAAGAGCCAGGCAAGCCCAAAGAATCCAAAAAGTTCCAGAAGGGACATTTTTATTATGATGAGACTAATGACGTTTATCGTTGCCCTGCAGGAAAAGAGCTGGTTCTCATCGGGCAGATAAAGGGAAGCATTCGCACAAAAGAGCAAAAGATATATGGCAATGGACCGTGTGAAGGTTGTCCTCTCAAAGATCAGTGTACGACCAATAAGAAAGGGCGCCGCATAAAACGCTATGCGATGGATGATGCCAAGGATGCACTGAGGCAGGTTATGCAGCACCCGAAAGCTAAAAAGTCTTTCAGCAAAAGAAAGGCGATGGTTGAGCCTGTCTTTGCCTATTTACGGGATATACAGGGGTTAAACCGTTTTCGTCGCAAGGGGTTGGAGAAAGTTAAACTGGAGTTTGGCTTACACCTGCTGGCCTATAACCTGAGCCGGGCTGTAAAAGCCAGTTTTCACGCTATTTTCAGGTACAACAGGATTCTCTGGCTGTACTTTGAGCGGTATCGGCCATTTGACAGAAAATGGGGCAGCTGGGAAAGAGATCCAGTGAAGCGTCATTCTTTGCAGAGAAAAGTGCTTCACTGGGTTTAA